One genomic segment of bacterium includes these proteins:
- a CDS encoding helicase gives MGVFEPFQFQKEAVAKALEQPRVRLLLADDVGLGKTIQVGMILSELARRGRAARILVLAKKSMLNQFQAELWNRFTIPLTRLDSVGIARLRRRIPLNKNPFEIFQRVIISIDTLKTSQYRHFLEKTKWDVVVIDEAHNVAGASVPERHLSHKLAQLLANTAENLLLTTATPHNGKARTFGQLISLLEPSAIADPNLTEYSADDIKPYFLMRFKEDIRSQLSEHLQEREVVPLAKTTAPASAEEEKVFEQLSKIREFTKNGGRQNTLLEYGIYKLFLSSPDACRVSLEKRLKELAKTSEKEDEESLLLELKSALGKQSLRGSTRFATLLRELKEIGIDCKRNSPRVVIFTEFRETQNALALALAEEFGIGKPSFKEDEQPKQPIAVMHGSFSDTGLSNLVESFATGNSPIRVLIATDVASEGINLHHQCNQLIHYDLPWSIITTIQRNGRIDRFGQKEKPYIRYLISASQNPDFFGDMQIFEKLIEKVEQINHTRTAKESVLKLYDEKKEEA, from the coding sequence ATGGGAGTCTTTGAGCCGTTTCAATTCCAGAAGGAGGCAGTAGCAAAGGCTCTTGAGCAACCACGTGTTCGACTTCTCCTTGCTGACGATGTTGGGTTAGGAAAGACAATTCAGGTGGGAATGATCCTATCAGAGCTTGCACGGCGCGGCCGCGCTGCTCGAATCCTGGTGCTTGCTAAAAAATCCATGCTTAACCAATTCCAGGCAGAGCTCTGGAACCGATTTACCATTCCTCTTACAAGATTAGATTCGGTTGGGATTGCGAGACTTCGGCGGCGAATACCACTTAACAAGAACCCATTTGAGATCTTTCAACGTGTGATAATCAGTATCGATACGTTAAAAACTAGCCAGTACAGACATTTCCTCGAAAAAACAAAGTGGGATGTAGTTGTAATTGATGAAGCTCATAACGTAGCTGGTGCGAGCGTTCCAGAACGTCATCTAAGCCATAAGCTTGCGCAACTTCTTGCAAATACAGCAGAGAACCTACTTCTCACTACGGCAACTCCTCATAACGGAAAGGCAAGAACGTTCGGCCAACTAATTAGCCTGCTTGAGCCATCTGCCATTGCTGACCCAAATCTCACCGAATATTCCGCAGATGATATCAAGCCGTATTTCCTGATGCGGTTTAAGGAAGATATTCGAAGTCAGCTAAGTGAGCACCTGCAAGAACGGGAGGTTGTTCCCCTTGCGAAGACAACGGCACCTGCCTCTGCAGAAGAAGAAAAAGTATTCGAGCAGCTATCGAAAATTCGTGAATTCACAAAAAATGGTGGCCGGCAAAATACGCTTCTTGAATACGGAATATACAAGCTCTTTCTCTCAAGCCCTGATGCTTGTCGAGTGTCTCTAGAAAAGCGTCTGAAAGAGCTTGCTAAAACAAGTGAGAAAGAAGATGAGGAGAGCCTTTTACTTGAACTAAAATCAGCATTAGGAAAACAGTCTCTCCGCGGGTCGACTCGCTTCGCTACGTTACTGAGAGAGCTTAAAGAGATTGGCATCGATTGCAAAAGGAATTCTCCCAGAGTGGTAATCTTCACCGAGTTCCGAGAAACCCAAAATGCTTTAGCATTAGCGCTTGCAGAAGAGTTTGGAATAGGGAAGCCGTCATTCAAAGAAGACGAGCAGCCAAAGCAACCGATTGCAGTGATGCATGGTTCTTTTTCTGATACGGGCTTATCAAATCTTGTTGAGTCTTTTGCTACAGGGAATTCACCGATACGAGTTCTCATAGCTACAGATGTGGCATCGGAGGGGATTAACCTTCACCACCAATGTAATCAGCTCATACATTACGATTTGCCGTGGTCAATTATTACTACGATTCAGAGAAACGGACGAATTGATCGTTTTGGCCAAAAAGAAAAGCCTTATATTCGCTATCTTATTTCTGCCAGTCAGAACCCGGACTTTTTCGGAGATATGCAGATCTTTGAAAAGTTAATTGAGAAAGTCGAGCAGATAAATCATACCCGAACTGCCAAGGAGAGCGTTCTAAAACTCTACGATGAAAAGAAAGAAGAGGC